A genome region from Tenrec ecaudatus isolate mTenEca1 chromosome 13, mTenEca1.hap1, whole genome shotgun sequence includes the following:
- the TMEM37 gene encoding voltage-dependent calcium channel gamma-like subunit, giving the protein MTPVAEQAQRLLARRRPRRSFFESFVRTLIIVCAGLAVVLSSVAICDGHWLRTEDRLFGLWHFCTSANQSGPPCLRDLSQARVPGLAVGMSLARSMGALAVAVAILGLELLMVSQVCEDLRSRRKWALGCMLLLSAFILSSGALLTFVILLRNQATLLGFTLTFWCEFTASFLFFLSALSGLHVNSITHPWDSQGHFRIPSGDLRFYTKV; this is encoded by the coding sequence GCCCAAAGGCTGCTGGCCCGCCGGAGGCCCCGGAGGTCCTTCTTTGAGTCCTTTGTCCGGACTTTGATCATCGTGTGTGCTGGCTTGGCTGTGGTCCTGTCCTCTGTCGCCATCTGTGATGGCCACTGGCTCCGGACCGAGGACCGCCTCTTTGGGCTGTGGCACTTCTGCACCAGTGCCAACCAGAGCGGGCCACCGTGCCTCCGAGACCTGAGTCAGGCCCGTGTGCCTGGGCTGGCTGTGGGCATGAGCCTGGCCCGCAGCATGGGTGCCTTGGCCGTGGCGGTGGCCATCCTTGGCCTGGAGCTCCTCATGGTGTCCCAGGTGTGCGAGGACCTCCGCTCACGGCGCAAGTGGGCCCTGGGCTGCATGCTCCTCCTCTCGGCTTTCATCCTCTCCTCAGGGGCGCTCCTGACCTTCGTGATCCTCCTCAggaaccaggccacactccttggCTTCACCCTGACCTTCTGGTGCGAGTTCACGgcctccttcctcttcttcctgagCGCCCTCAGCGGGCTTCACGTCAATAGCATCACACATCCCTGGGACAGCCAAGGACACTTTAGGATCCCCTCTGGGGACCTCAGGTTCTACACGAAAGTGTGA